The Mustela nigripes isolate SB6536 chromosome X, MUSNIG.SB6536, whole genome shotgun sequence genomic sequence ggcagaagagagagacaaaccaagaaacagtcttaactctagggaacacgctgatggctaccagagaggtgggggatgggggaaacaggtgatggggattaaggaggacacgtgtcatgatgagcaccaagtgATGTACGGaagtgttgtacacctgaaactagcattacactgtatgttaactaactggaatttaaataaagcttttttagaaagaaaaaagaagatagtaTGTTCTAGGTAATGGGATTGAAAAAGGCAGTTTACTTTCTTCTCAGTACCATTCCGAATTTTCCATATTCTCTCCAAAAAGAATGtgcattaaaaacttttaaaagacagCCAGTAGATAGGGAAATAGTTGATGCTTGAAATGAAAATTCCTTAACTTAGAACCGATGCTATGGTAGCAAGACAGATAAAAGATTTACGTGTACGGATGAAGACCAGAAGATGAACAAAGATGAACTCCTTGAATAAAGCAAGTAGCACTGTGGGTgatcatttttctaaattttgttacaaaaatatgtaataaaagtAACTTGCAAAGTTATCAgctttaaatataagtaaatttgCCCttgaaaagttgtttttctcAAGAAAAACTAAAGCATACCGTACCAGAAGAAACAGGaactaaacctttttttttttaattttttttaaagattttatttgacagagagagagagagagggaacacaagcagaggaagtgggagtgggagaagcaggctccccgctgagcagggagccggactcgatcccaggatcctgggatcatgatccgagccgaaggcagatgcttaatgactgagccacccaggtgcccctaaaaccttttttttttttttttttgaagatttatttgagagagagaccaggggttgggggctggggggaaggtgCAGAGGCAGAGTCTTCAGGAGACTCTGTACTTAACACAGAGCCCGAGGTGGAACTTGATCTCCTGACCCAgagatcacctgagccaaaaccaagagttggatgctcaaccaactgcaccatgcCGGCACCCCAGGAACTAAACCTTTAAAAGTCTGTCACAACCACCACCTCAAGGGGGACAAATAGAAGTGAATTGCggaaaaacagcaaatatttaagGTTACAGTAAAAACCTCACGTTTTGCCATGGGGCTAATGGCAGGGGGCAACCCGGAATTGGACGTACCCTTACTATTTTACGAAGATGGCAGGAGGCAAGTCTTCTCCGCCTTCCCGGAGTCCTGGCCTGGGAGGGCTGGCGAGGGTACCGCAGCCATTCTCCCCCACTTGCTCCATTTCTCTGGTGGGAGACCGAGTGGTCTCAATGGCTCAGAGTGTCTTCGAGTGACTGGCTGCATCAGTCAAGGCCTCGACTAGGGGGAGAGAGATTTGGCTTCTGGGTCTCCCAATTCAACTTTACTAGAAGTCTCACATTCAACTGGTGGTTCCTGTCTATTTCCAATGTGGTTAGAACCCAAAGAGGAGAACAGGTGGAATTAGAACCCGCAAAACCCCAACAGATGTCTGTGCCATACCTCTCCTTATTTCAGAGCAgctcagacaaaaagaaatggcttCTGAATTTAAAGCCAAGCATAACCATACAGGAAAAGCAGAAACCTGCCTCTCTTAGAAGGCAAAATAACGTAGGTTTTGTTAACTATTCTGTTTTCGTCAATGCGTTCGGATTTTTCTGTGATAATTCACATCATGAAAGAAGAAATGCCATCTAAAATTCCTTCGCAGGTTTTCTGTAGCAAAGTATCATCATAGTGGCTTTACTCTAGCAGCAGGTCACAAACGCCAAATCCTTTGTGCTCACCAATACCAGCAATACAAGTAACACGAGCCCAAAGGGacagaaaaatctaaataagGTAATTCTTGACGTTGACCTCAAACTTGGCAAACTAAGAATTTCCCTCAGAAGTcatgaaaatgattttcaagtCAGAGTTAGGAGCAGATGCTACAGTGATATTTCCACTGATGCtggaaatgctagaaatgaaGGGATCACATCACCCAGTTTATACTTTGTTGGGGGTTTATTAACTTTGTGATTTAAAGCACTTCacttctgtgtgtctgtgggtgtatgtgtttatgtgtgtgtttgcatgcgtATGCCTTGTCTATAGCCAACACTCCACTAGGGTAACTTAAAacaaaataggaatttatttacaatagcaaagatgTCAAAAGTAACAGAAACTATATATAACAAATCCAAGACTTATTTTATCAAAAAGGCAAACAATATATACacgaaagaaaacaaaatccaaaagggCAAACTTAATTTTGACTTGATCTGAAGAGCACCGGAATATGGCAAAATGATTTTTCAGATATGAATTACGTAAGTAATGATGGGCCAATCAAAGAGACTTTTCAGCTTTTCTCCTTTACTTGCTGAATCTTCCTCTGAATCCTATTAACCTCTGGGGAATATAACTTGGAGGCCTTTCAAGACTGATGAAATACAGGCCACTTAATGTATACTAGAAAGGATACGCTTCTTGTCTGGAGGGCTCACACTTTAAAAAAGGTAAACCAAAGGTGTTAACTAAGTCCCATTTCACCCTCACAgcttatttctgtgtgtgtgtgtgtgtgtgtgtgagagagagagagagagagagagagaaagattttctTGTCTACCACACAAAATGCTGCACCAGTGATCTTTTCGGTTTCCCGGGTGCTCTGAAACGGTTTCCCAAACCTGTGCGTGCATCAGAAGCCCACAGAGGACATGTTAAGACACAGATCACCTGGTCTTGTGCCCAGCTGCCCAATTCGGTGGGTGAGGCGTGTGACcaagaatttttatctttaaccAACTTCCAGGGGATGCTGCTACTGCCACTGTTGCAGACCACACTGTGAAAACCACAGCTCTAAAATAACACCCTTGGAACGTTTGGACCGGTCCCACTTTTCCTTCACGAACCCTAGCATTTGTGGGCAACCAAACTGGTAATACCGAGATTCCCAGAGAACAGAACCGGACCTTACCTGCCTGCCTGGGATCCGAGCAGTAAGAGGCTGTCTACCAGGCATTCTGTTACAACGAACGGTTTCACACGCTCCGCTTTTGTGTGGTTTATGGCTCTGGGCAGTGACACTCACCGTGTTCCCTTGACTGCTGACCCCAAGTTTTGATTATTTACCGTTTCAACTATTAGGCAAACACGCACTTGTTCCTACATAGCTGAAGATCTGAGGatctcatctttaaaaatcaaagatggCTCAGATCAATGTTACTCTCTTTTGACTCCTGGTCACTTTTACCTAACTTTCGATTTTTCTAACTGTGGCCACTCTCCAGCGAGTTAGCGTCTATGAAATGAAAACCCTCCAAATGTGGCCACAGAGGCGTTACTCTAGGGGGGGCTTCTGCTGTGGAGGTGGGGACAACACCCCCTGATTAAGTGTGCTATGCAGTGATACCGAAATGAACCTTCAGTGTTCTCAGAAACCATTACGCATGGCAAATTCGTCTCAGGGGAACTGGAGATGCTAATAAAACAAATCCCTtatgaagagaaaagggaaaaaaggaacttCAAGGACATGTTCATCAAAGGACTCACCCATCATCTCTTAGGCTCTCTGATATATGACTTGTAAATTTGAAGGGCTGAACTATGAGGAGTATTTGCATCGAGTCACAAAATTCAAAGCAATCAAGCATTTTGCAATCCACTGCTGcataaaaggaattaagaaatggggaaatgaaaataatccaCTGTTTTTGATGTTTATTAGGTTTTACAaaaactgtacatttttttccttaagaaaaagcATTAACTTAGTACTGGTATCAAATAGACTAAACATCCATTAACAggaaaatattctgatttttatttttgcacgTTATTCTCAAGTACACAATTACAATAATGTCACACATCcctatatgattttctttttatgtattttactttttttttttacaaagtgtACAGAGGGAGGGACATACAATATTTAATAGGATATTTCTACAGAACAATAACTTATATTATGTCCTTGTAAAAATCTGTAcctctttaaaacatttaactgaaacatccattttttttagctttgctaatcaaaattgttttaagaattaaaactaGGTTGTAACTAATGTCAGTACGTAACAGTGActacaatttcattttctctttatacAGACAAATACATTTCATCATATTCACTTGACCAAACCCTTAAATACCTTTTAAAGGTTTCAATATtgtgctttaaaaagaaagtacacTGTGTATGATTCCAGACTATGTAAGAGAAATATAAAGTGTGTAGAGTGTTGTGTTCtttatctttcagtttatttaaaaaaatatagttaaatgaccaattatttatattttctgtactAATTTTACACCATGttttaaagttaataaatttCCACTTTCATTTAAGTGTCTTCTTTTACAtgatttctggggaaaaaaagaagggagatttTAAAGGTTCTCACAAAAAAACAGACAGAGCTTTCAAGGATAGTACTGCAGGGCAATGAACCACACAattgtttaagttattttaaaaaaaaaaaaaaagcaggtatgAGAGCCAAGAGGGCACAGGAGCTCCCACTAGGATAGGCCCATGCCTTGGCTTTAACTGGCATTCAGGTTGGAGTTCATACCAGCCTAAAGCACTTGATTTACAACTGGACGAAATCAATCTAGCACTTCAGAGGCTTGCCAACCACCAAGTATTTAGATTTCTAACCCTATAAATATACTTCTTGAATACAAATATCAATGGCAAAGAGAAAGACGAAAGGTCAAGACCTAACAGCACAGAGGGGATGAAGCACCATAATGAAGTGGCAAGGCAACTATCAAGTGGGAAGAAAATTCCTCAATCTCCTACGATGTGCCAGACACTCTATGCTGACAGCCAATTTAAAGGACCCCAgaaagtgtttttcattttccaagatCCATCTTAACATAATCTAGTTCTCATTAACCAAGTTCAAGTTTTAtgcatgtctgactcttgattcagaactgcttgtttaaaaaatgtcggctctcaaagaaaaacaaaactgtgaaagACTTGGTGACGTTCCAAATAAGGCCTCCGCTTTTCCTCATGCACTTAAACACACCTTTATCTTCTAACCAAAGCCAATTTGagcattcagtttttaaaagtttgctaaCTGCAACTAAGAAGTAACAGAGCAGGCTGAACCTGCCAAGTTTGAGTCATAATCAGCACCCGATCTCTGGGACACGGAGCTGTGGTTTCCTTAATCCGCCTCACTGGGTGACGCAGGGTTCCCTCACGGGCTCCAGAGAGAACTGAGGGAGTTATGTCCGGATACTCATTAgcttttcagaaaaatataaaggcatGGAGCTGAAGTTGTATGAAAACATTCTATCTAGAAACATCTTAACgtctatttttttcaattaccaaagatatttaaaagaaaatacctttactctttaaaaatactagtgtccttattttccttctaattcttcACCTGAGTAGTCTCTCTGAAGAGCATGATTCACAAAATGCTCTCGTGCATCCCTGCATCGTTCATGTTATTGTAAATTTAATACTTTTCATTATAGATCTTAACTACTACTGGGgttgtgtgtataaatatgtaaaataagcaatacacacagatacatgttctctatatatgtgcatatatataattcagggtacatttacatatataaagtCGCAAAAGATCCTACGAGCCACGAGTTACCTCTAGGAGATTCCAAAATGCAGTCCTCGATAATCTCATTTGTAGCACACAACCATTCCAAGACAAAGCAGCACAGACGGAATAATCAAAATACAACAGCATCAAGTAAAATTTGTCAAGGAAGTTCTTCTAAAAGTTTGCTATGCTGACAAAAGATGTCAATACACCAAAGAAAGCCCCCAAAGAAGTACAGTTTGTCTGCTAAACAAAACGGAAAGGAAACACGAACCCAGCCACTGTTCTCTCCTCAGCGATGCTAGGGACGCAAAAGCTCAAATGGAAACTTTCATTGTCATGTGGTCTGAAAATAGTAAGCAAGACGAGTAAATGACTTCCATGTTAGGATAATTAGAGCTGACTGGAAAAACCTCCCATTTATGTTAGTAGATGTCTCTGACAATTTTATTGTGAGAAATTTATGGGGGGGGGGACTGAGTCAACATGAGTCCTTTCAGAGTTACCAATCTAAAGTTACCTTAACTTTAAGTTAAATGGTCTTAGAAGAGTACCATCAAGGTAAGcaaggtaaatatttaaataaatataaaacttctaaGATAGAAAAATTCAGTATAGAACCAgggattattttattaaaagcaacTTACTTGTTGCTGCTTTCCCCCATTTATTAAACAAACTGAATAGAATTCAGAACAcactataaaacaaaatgtaaaacaaaaacaaaaacgaaaaacgAAAAACCAACTCAACTAGAAGCAATAATTCTATTTGTACACGGGATAATCAATATACAGTATTGTATGTGAACGAGACCAATTGGctctaaaatgaaatttctgcTTCAAGGCCAACATCGCCACAAACGTCCGTGGCGGGACCGTTAGGGCAGGCCCACTTCTTTGTGATGTCGCATTATGTGCTGGTTCTTTTCCGAAGGTCTGCGGAAGCCCTTCTTGCAGTACTCACACCGGTGAGGATAGTCTTTCGTGTGGATGGAGATGACGTGCCGTTTAAAGCCCGAGGCGTCTGTAGTGCTATACTCACAGTACTCACACTGGTACACCTTCCTGCCACTGTGTGTCTTCATATGCTTTTTAAGCTCATTCTGTTGCCGAAATCCCTTTCGACATCTCTTACACCTGAACGGAAGATCTTTCGTGTGAACCGAGAGAATATGGCGACTTAGGACAAACGGATCTGCGATCTTAAAGTCACAATGTCTACACTGGTGCATTTTTTTACCCTTGTGGGCAGCCACGTGTTTCTTGAGTTCGGAAGGCCTGTGAAAGCCTTTATCACACATGTCACACTTATGGGGGTAGTCCTTCGTGTGAACCGAAATGATGTGTCGTTTCAAATCGCTTGAGTTCGAGCTCTTGTGGTCGCAGTGCAAACACTGGTGTGTTTTGCTTTCTTGGTGGATAAGAGCATGTTGCTGCACCTCTTTGGTATCTGAGAAAGTCAGAAGGCAGATGTCACACTTGAACGGCATCTCTTTACTATGCTTTGTTTTTACATGTGTTTTCAAGTTAGAAGAGTCTGCGGACCGATACTCGCAGTACTGGCACTGGTACGGCTTCTCGCCGGTATGGATGCGCATGTGCTTTTTGAGCTCGGACGGGTGACGGAAACCTTTCCCGCACTCCACACAAATGTGAGGAAAGTTCTTGCTGTGGACCGCCAAAAGGTGGCGATTCAACAAGCCTTGTTCAGCTGTCTCATATTCACAGAATTTACACTTGTGCATTTTGTTGGCTCCTTTCTCCTTATGCACCATTTTGTGAGTAAACAAAGCCCCAGCATGAGAGAAATGCTTCCCACACTCATCGCATTCGATGGCCTTCTCTGCCTTGCTGGTCAGCTTGTGGCTCTCCAGGTGGTTGTGTAAACTTATCTTCTTGTTGGTAGTGTAATCACAGTCAGTACAGCGGTACTTCTTCTTGGTAAGGTGTTCAGGATGGTTTTTCATGTGCCTTTTCAGAAAACCTCTCGACTTAAATTTTTTCCCACAAATCATGCAAGGATAGACAGTCAAGGGATGTCCATCAGGGCCAATAATTATtgctaggaaaggaaaaaaaaggagcatgAGTGATCAAACCAGGTTCCGTTTGGGTTTCTGCAAGCATTTCAAGTGTGCGTTCAGAACGTTATTAGGCAAGCATTCCCACATTAAGCTATCTGCTACGTAACATTTCTTCGACCGTTTTTTCAGTATAAGAGGCAGAGCAACCCTGTCATAAAGAGAACCCTGGTCTGAAAACTTCATTCAGTCTGGTAGTACCAACCTCAGTccctccagtttaaaaaaaaaaaaaaaaaaaaaaatcaatcaataaatatgtaACTTCTGCCAGCTAGTGATCAAAGCTCTATCAATTTAGAAATCGGCAGAAAATTCTTCATAAAGATCAAGTTTTGTAATCACAATTCCTGCTTTGGTTATTCTGAAAAACCTAATTTTGTGTCACTCGACAGTAAAGCTTAAACCTatctatgaaaattttaatatgcaaatcACCATCCACGAATAGACAAGAATAGGGTCAGGTAAACTGAGGTACTTGTCCTACTGCTCTGTAAATTAAGCCTGCCTTAAGGTAACATGATTCAATTCTTTGCGTTAATTTAGGTTTTAAAACAGTTAATGCTTGTAACATGTCTGAGGGATTTCTTTCATTTCCGCATAAAAACCACCCGAGTTTTGAATTTTGTTCCCCATCCATGATTGATCCattccctgtttctttttatccCAGGCAATCATTCATGAATATCactgaattcttaaaattatattttcaaattccaCACACAAAAGCTACATGTGGTCTAGCAGCTAAAATGCCATCACAACACCTCTGTGGATACATACTAGAGTTTCATCTGAGAGCTCGCCAAGCACGCTGCGCTGTGGGACTTGTGTGCCCTCACCTGTTTGGTACTGCCTGGAATCAggtcttctccttttctttggtttttgtttagcCAGTCTGCCGAGCCCAGCAGACTCATCTATGTGCAAGAGGGCACTTGCAGTGCCATTCCGGGTTTCAATTCCATCAGAATTATTACCTAACAATgcgcattaaaaaacaaaatcatacagtattataaactataaaaaattagGGATGCTTTATTAACTATAACAACGAAAAGTAAGCCATGATACTCATGAATGACAGAAAGTCCCCATTCTAGGTAATGGGTTTTAGGACCGCATTTATTATAGTGAGACAGCAGGAAAGGCCTTGCTTCCAAATCTAAAAAACACATGTCAGCATTTTGTCCCATGAACTCCCATGTCATCTCCCCAAACTGTAAAGTCATGGGTCAGATACGATCAAGATGAAAAGGTTCAGCTTGAAAGCCTCTGTACTTCTTACAGTACTTCCTTCTATGcaatacacacacagaggaaattCCTGTTATAAATAAACACAGAAGGTAGACTTTATCATCTTACTGTCCTCCTGTTCAAATCAAGTAACCCTTACAGGGTAGTGGTGTTTCCTATTTCGGAAACCTAAGGCCACAGACACCGTTTTCAATCACAAAGTCCCACTTGCGAGCCAAGTCCGTCTGAAGAGCCGCCAAGGGACTTACCGTAAGCCGCTGCCCAGGCTATTGGCATGAAGGTTTTGATTTCATTGTCGTCGATCTGCTGCTCGTGCGCTGCAGcggctgctgccgccgccgccgcatcCTCCTCCCCTACGATCACCTCCATATACACCTCATCAGCGATTTCCGCGACATCTAAGTAGGAAATTATATCAACTTTTGTGACCACGtttacagagatcacaggaaaggcatttttatttgaattcaggTAACAGACGAGTAGAAAGAAGGCTCAAGTGTTACACACCTAGAACTTTTACAGAGTCCTAAGCAggcaacaagtatttgttgaacgAATCATTTGTTTCTTGGCTTTCACCTTAACGTGTCTGTAAGGCAACGTTCTATGCATCCACAAAGAGTTACTGAGACTGCCCTTGGAGGCACACGGTAGCATAACAATCTCTACAATAATGCCACTTATTTTCCTTTGAATACTGACCgtatttaaaaagagagctacagaAACGTAAGACTTTCTCCCACAAAAAGGCCACCTACTTACTTAAATCTTCATCTTCTTGCTGAGAGTCATTGACGGTCATATAAACCATCTTTTCCCTTGGCACACGAATACTGCTATTCTGATCAAGTAATTCAACTCCATGGTCATTCTCAGGCTCACTCTCCACAATGTCTACAGTGCCACCTATTAGGGAAGATGACAGCTCTGAGAATTTATCTGAAAACTTCATTTCCACCCATTTGCCTTAGTATGTTTCATATCCTTTTCCACAGCTACATGAAAATCCTTGCTTAAAAGTTATCTTCAGACAAGATTTCAAAGGTCTGTAATCTCAACCAGCCAAAAGAAATCAGGTTGATGTGCCTGATCAGGATGCATAATACGGTGAAGATTTCCTCTTACCTAAGTCATCCTCTCCGGGGTCAGCTTTAAAAATGTACACCTTGATGACTTCAGGGCAAGTGCCATCCACCTTACAAGGATCAATTTCCGACTCTGCATCCATGGTCATTCCAGAAGAACCATCATGTTCTATTTTGCCAGCATCATCCACTGAAAAGGCAGGAAACACATTACAAATAACAATAGCAGATAGTTAAATAAAATGTCCTGTTCTGAAAAGTCCTTTTTACAAATACCCTAACAGGATTCATACAAAATGGGATGATTTTATCCAGACCAGTAGGGGCATGGTGGGAAATGAGGTTGACTGCTAAGCCAAGTGTTGGGGGTGGGTGTCATGGAGGCCCTTGCGCATCCAGGCAGAGGGGTTCAGACTTGACAATGATAGGTCAGAGGTTTCTCAGTCTGGTCAGATGTCAATATCTCTTAGGGAACCAAAGAACACAGGCTCCAGCCCGCCAGCACCACAGAATTAGAATGTGTAGGGGTGAAGCCAGGTACGTGGAGAGATTTAGAGATTCTGAGCAGAGACGTTTCAGGAGAGCAGTGAGAATGGCAGATCGCCATTTTTGCTAACACCATGCTGACCTTTAGAGAAGTGGATGCCAAGGGATGGAGACATAAAGCAAGGGTACCACTCGTGGGTCTACCGCAAACATGCGGGtaacacctccccacccccaaatgcaGGCAACAGAGGACAAGGCCTTACATCAGGACAGGAGGAGGATG encodes the following:
- the ZFX gene encoding zinc finger X-chromosomal protein isoform X1, with the translated sequence MDEDGLELQPQEPNSFFDATGADAAHMDGDQIVVEVQETVFVSDVVDSDITVHNFVPDDPDSVVIQDVIEDVVIEDVQCPDIMEEADVSETVIIPEQVLDSDVTEEVSLAHCTVPDDVLASDITSASMSMPEHVLTSESIHVSDVGHVEHVVHDSVVEAEIVTDPLTTDVVSEEVLVADCASEAVIDANGIPVDQQDDDKSNCEDYLMISLDDAGKIEHDGSSGMTMDAESEIDPCKVDGTCPEVIKVYIFKADPGEDDLGGTVDIVESEPENDHGVELLDQNSSIRVPREKMVYMTVNDSQQEDEDLNVAEIADEVYMEVIVGEEDAAAAAAAAAAHEQQIDDNEIKTFMPIAWAAAYGNNSDGIETRNGTASALLHIDESAGLGRLAKQKPKKRRRPDSRQYQTAIIIGPDGHPLTVYPCMICGKKFKSRGFLKRHMKNHPEHLTKKKYRCTDCDYTTNKKISLHNHLESHKLTSKAEKAIECDECGKHFSHAGALFTHKMVHKEKGANKMHKCKFCEYETAEQGLLNRHLLAVHSKNFPHICVECGKGFRHPSELKKHMRIHTGEKPYQCQYCEYRSADSSNLKTHVKTKHSKEMPFKCDICLLTFSDTKEVQQHALIHQESKTHQCLHCDHKSSNSSDLKRHIISVHTKDYPHKCDMCDKGFHRPSELKKHVAAHKGKKMHQCRHCDFKIADPFVLSRHILSVHTKDLPFRCKRCRKGFRQQNELKKHMKTHSGRKVYQCEYCEYSTTDASGFKRHVISIHTKDYPHRCEYCKKGFRRPSEKNQHIMRHHKEVGLP
- the ZFX gene encoding zinc finger X-chromosomal protein isoform X2, yielding MDEDGLELQPQEPNSFFDATGADAAHMDGDQIVVEVQETVFVSDVVDSDITVHNFVPDDPDSVVIQDVIEDVVIEDVQCPDIMEEADVSETVIIPEQVLDSDVTEEVSLAHCTVPDDVLASDITSASMSMPEHVLTSESIHVSDVGHVEHVVHDSVVEAEIVTDPLTTDVVSEEVLVADCASEAVIDANGIPVDQQDDDKSNCEDYLMISLDDAGKIEHDGSSGMTMDAESEIDPCKVDGTCPEVIKVYIFKADPGEDDLGGTVDIVESEPENDHGVELLDQNSSIRVPREKMVYMTVNDSQQEDEDLNVAEIADEVYMEVIVGEEDAAAAAAAAAAHEQQIDDNEIKTFMPIAWAAAYAIIIGPDGHPLTVYPCMICGKKFKSRGFLKRHMKNHPEHLTKKKYRCTDCDYTTNKKISLHNHLESHKLTSKAEKAIECDECGKHFSHAGALFTHKMVHKEKGANKMHKCKFCEYETAEQGLLNRHLLAVHSKNFPHICVECGKGFRHPSELKKHMRIHTGEKPYQCQYCEYRSADSSNLKTHVKTKHSKEMPFKCDICLLTFSDTKEVQQHALIHQESKTHQCLHCDHKSSNSSDLKRHIISVHTKDYPHKCDMCDKGFHRPSELKKHVAAHKGKKMHQCRHCDFKIADPFVLSRHILSVHTKDLPFRCKRCRKGFRQQNELKKHMKTHSGRKVYQCEYCEYSTTDASGFKRHVISIHTKDYPHRCEYCKKGFRRPSEKNQHIMRHHKEVGLP
- the ZFX gene encoding zinc finger X-chromosomal protein isoform X3; amino-acid sequence: MDEDGLELQPQEPNSFFDATGADAAHMDGDQIVVEVQETVFVSDVVDSDITVHNFVPDDPDSVVIQDVIEDVVIEDVQCPDIMEEADVSETVIIPEQVLDSDVTEEVSLAHCTVPDDVLASDITSASMSMPEHVLTSESIHVSDVGHVEHVVHDSVVEAEIVTDPLTTDVVSEEVLVADCASEAVIDANGIPVDQQDDDKSNCEDYLMISLDDAGKIEHDGSSGMTMDAESEIDPCKVDGTCPEVIKVYIFKADPGEDDLGGTVDIVESEPENDHGVELLDQNSSIRVPREKMVYMTVNDSQQEDEDLNVAEIADEVYMEVIVGEEDAAAAAAAAAAHEQQIDDNEIKTFMPIAWAAAYGNNSDGIETRNGTASALLHIDESAGLGRLAKQKPKKRRRPDSRQYQTGEGTQVPQRSVLGELSDETLQ